A stretch of the Balneola vulgaris DSM 17893 genome encodes the following:
- a CDS encoding DEAD/DEAH box helicase, with protein sequence MKIELLSQKRGVPLSFEQYDLSPDLLSGLVDTRLEQPTPLQHEVIPQVLQGKHMLVKNEEEDKAAFLIPALQKLIANGEATGTRILILTPSIERAKAIDEMIWAMGYHAQVSSASLSMKGDRATQEQAILDGAPVIVANPGRLVDILEKTNRKFENLECVIIDEAHAMENFNLVGRVKSVFERIESTPQVLIFSGTLNSATKQLAEQALQNPELIGFQDLEEEQKAPVEAADIDPEVVQQKLAKASVKVVLNPEPKETESTTNGSESNQEETIAEDTSEEKTAEVVSDEEVVESVAKTVEEKLEAAEVEVVLEPDTEDTQETSDASNETSEQEEKQATESTEEADSESEPKAVEPAKLDQAKVEEKLTKASVKVVLNPEPKKEEQEEEAEESPKEKLKEASVEVVLPEDQEDEPTPVSKDLEQVYINVPPRMKISTLMSHLENSPKERIVIFTASKRTTDRLFRIILKKSWGVVSVHEGIDQQVYNERFQKFVTGEMKVLLVGGISATDIELDKVTQVINYDVPSEVEEYKYRAELVGNKKAAQMVSLVSKMDREDIDRITKEVGYAPVEIKLPEEVLEKKKKKSSKPTEKKDNSKNDKHSKNRNRRGGKSSRNNKHRDNSSSKKSNKHHKQKRSKRDELALPRPSYDGLSGGREGREEPKGVFGWVKKLFK encoded by the coding sequence TTGAAAATTGAACTATTAAGCCAAAAAAGAGGTGTACCATTGTCATTTGAACAATATGACCTGAGTCCGGATTTATTAAGCGGACTGGTCGATACACGGTTAGAACAGCCTACACCTCTCCAGCATGAAGTTATTCCTCAGGTATTGCAAGGCAAGCATATGCTTGTTAAGAACGAAGAAGAGGATAAAGCAGCATTTTTGATACCTGCTTTACAGAAGTTGATCGCGAATGGAGAGGCCACAGGCACACGAATATTAATTTTAACACCATCTATAGAGCGAGCTAAAGCCATTGATGAAATGATCTGGGCGATGGGCTATCATGCACAAGTAAGTAGCGCATCCCTGTCAATGAAAGGCGACAGAGCTACCCAAGAGCAAGCAATTTTAGATGGAGCACCCGTGATTGTAGCCAATCCGGGCCGATTAGTTGACATACTGGAGAAAACAAACAGAAAGTTTGAAAACTTGGAATGTGTGATTATTGATGAAGCACATGCCATGGAGAACTTTAACCTAGTAGGACGGGTGAAGTCTGTTTTCGAGCGAATCGAAAGCACCCCGCAGGTTCTTATTTTCTCGGGTACTTTAAACAGTGCAACTAAGCAACTAGCTGAGCAAGCCTTGCAAAATCCAGAGCTCATAGGCTTCCAAGACTTAGAGGAAGAACAAAAAGCACCTGTTGAAGCAGCTGATATTGATCCTGAAGTGGTTCAACAAAAATTAGCTAAAGCATCAGTGAAAGTAGTGCTTAACCCTGAGCCAAAGGAAACCGAATCTACTACCAACGGAAGTGAGTCGAATCAAGAAGAAACGATTGCCGAAGATACTTCAGAAGAAAAAACAGCAGAAGTTGTATCTGACGAAGAAGTGGTAGAATCTGTAGCTAAAACAGTGGAAGAAAAGCTTGAAGCAGCAGAAGTAGAAGTGGTTCTAGAGCCTGATACAGAAGACACCCAAGAAACATCGGATGCTAGTAATGAAACTTCAGAACAAGAAGAAAAGCAGGCAACCGAATCAACGGAAGAAGCTGACTCAGAAAGTGAGCCAAAGGCTGTTGAACCAGCAAAACTAGATCAAGCTAAGGTAGAAGAAAAGCTTACCAAAGCATCTGTGAAAGTGGTTCTAAACCCTGAGCCTAAAAAAGAGGAGCAGGAAGAGGAGGCGGAAGAGTCGCCCAAAGAAAAATTGAAAGAAGCTTCAGTAGAGGTAGTGCTGCCTGAAGATCAAGAAGACGAGCCGACCCCGGTGTCTAAAGATCTTGAGCAGGTATACATCAATGTGCCTCCTCGTATGAAGATTTCAACGTTGATGTCGCACCTAGAGAATAGCCCTAAAGAGCGCATCGTTATCTTTACGGCTTCTAAGAGAACAACCGACCGACTTTTCAGAATTATTCTTAAGAAGAGCTGGGGAGTAGTGAGTGTGCACGAAGGAATTGACCAACAAGTGTACAACGAGCGTTTTCAGAAGTTTGTAACTGGTGAAATGAAGGTGTTATTGGTTGGTGGTATTTCAGCAACTGATATAGAACTGGATAAAGTAACTCAGGTTATCAACTACGACGTCCCTAGCGAAGTGGAAGAGTATAAGTACCGTGCTGAGTTAGTTGGCAATAAGAAGGCCGCTCAAATGGTATCCTTAGTGTCTAAAATGGACCGTGAAGATATCGATCGAATTACGAAGGAAGTTGGGTACGCACCCGTTGAAATTAAACTTCCGGAAGAAGTTCTTGAGAAGAAAAAGAAGAAGTCATCTAAGCCGACTGAAAAGAAGGATAATTCTAAGAACGACAAGCATTCGAAAAACCGAAATAGAAGAGGAGGAAAGTCATCTCGAAATAACAAACATCGAGATAATTCTTCATCTAAAAAGTCGAATAAGCATCATAAGCAAAAGCGCAGTAAGCGTGATGAACTTGCGCTACCACGTCCAAGTTATGATGGGCTTTCAGGCGGACGTGAAGGTCGCGAAGAGCCGAAAGGCGTATTTGGTTGGGTTAAAAAACTCTTCAAATAA